Within the Borrelia miyamotoi genome, the region TCTAAAGAGACGTTATTAATATATTAATTGATTATGATCGTTTTAACGAAATGAGTTGTATCATGAAAATGATAGTTTGATATTGACAAAATATCTTTGAATTTATACACTTTAATGGCTATATAAGCTGATGTAGCTCAGTTGGTTAGAGCACTCGGCTCATATCCGAGTTGTCGTGGGTTCGATTCCCTCCATCAGCATAAAGGAGCTTACATTATGAGAGTAGCTATTGTGCTTGCAAATGGCTTTGAAGAGACTGAAGCTATAATCCCTATGAATATTTTAAGACGTGGTGGTGTGAATATTAAGGTTATCAGCTTAAATGATGATAAAGTTGTTATAGGTGCTAGGGGATTTAGTTTTTTGGCTGATGAGAATATATCAGGGTGTAGTGCAGATGGTGTTGATTTAATAATATTGCCTGGGGGGATGTCTGGCGCTATAAATCTTTTTGAATCAAGAGACTTGGATAGAATCTTAAGAAGTATGAATTTACAAGGCAAGTTTATTGCAGCCATTTGTGCATCACCAGTGATTGTGCTTGCTGCAAAGGGGCTCTTAGGTATAAATAAATTTACGTGCTATCCGGGATTTGAAAATGGTATTACTGATGGTGAATTTATAGATGA harbors:
- a CDS encoding DJ-1 family glyoxalase III; protein product: MRVAIVLANGFEETEAIIPMNILRRGGVNIKVISLNDDKVVIGARGFSFLADENISGCSADGVDLIILPGGMSGAINLFESRDLDRILRSMNLQGKFIAAICASPVIVLAAKGLLGINKFTCYPGFENGITDGEFIDENVVISNNFITSKGVGTAFEFAFALLKILKGEKVLEDVKNQVLL